A genomic segment from Alistipes senegalensis JC50 encodes:
- the mdh gene encoding malate dehydrogenase translates to MSKVTVVGAGAVGATCANVMACREVASEVVLIDIKEGLSEGKMLDMYQCSTLMDFDTKLVGATNDYKKTANSDVVVITSGIPRKPGMTREELIGTNAGIMKGVIENVIKYSPRAIIIVVANPMDTLTYLALKASGLPKNRIIGMGGALDSSRFKCYLAKATGANINNVDGMVIGGHGDTTMIPLVSKATVNGVPVSQFASKKKLEEAVANTMVGGATLTKLIGTSAWYAPGAAASMMVEAILHDQKKLVPCCCYLDGEYGQKDICIGVPAIIGRKGIEKIVKIDLTKEEAEKFAASAEAVRKTNNILHEIKAL, encoded by the coding sequence ATGTCAAAAGTTACCGTCGTAGGCGCAGGCGCCGTGGGCGCCACCTGTGCGAACGTGATGGCTTGCCGCGAAGTGGCGAGCGAAGTGGTCCTCATCGACATCAAGGAGGGCCTCTCGGAGGGCAAGATGCTGGACATGTACCAGTGCTCGACGCTGATGGATTTCGACACGAAGCTCGTAGGAGCGACCAACGATTATAAGAAGACCGCCAATTCGGATGTCGTGGTCATCACCTCGGGCATCCCCCGCAAGCCGGGCATGACCCGCGAAGAGCTGATCGGCACCAACGCCGGCATCATGAAGGGTGTGATCGAGAACGTCATAAAATACTCGCCCCGCGCCATCATCATCGTGGTCGCCAACCCGATGGACACGCTGACCTACCTGGCCCTGAAAGCCTCGGGACTGCCGAAGAACCGCATCATCGGCATGGGCGGCGCACTCGACTCGTCGCGCTTCAAATGCTACCTGGCCAAAGCCACCGGAGCCAACATCAACAACGTTGACGGCATGGTCATCGGCGGCCACGGCGACACGACGATGATTCCCCTCGTGTCGAAAGCCACGGTCAACGGCGTTCCCGTCTCGCAGTTCGCTTCGAAGAAGAAGCTCGAAGAGGCCGTCGCCAACACGATGGTCGGCGGCGCGACCCTCACCAAACTCATCGGCACGTCGGCCTGGTATGCTCCGGGAGCCGCCGCTTCGATGATGGTCGAGGCGATCCTCCACGACCAGAAGAAGCTGGTTCCCTGCTGCTGCTACCTCGACGGCGAGTACGGCCAGAAGGACATCTGCATCGGCGTTCCGGCGATCATCGGCCGCAAGGGCATCGAGAAGATCGTGAAGATCGACCTCACGAAAGAGGAGGCCGAGAAGTTCGCCGCTTCGGCCGAGGCCGTCCGCAAGACGAACAACATCCTGCACGAGATCAAGGCGCTCTAA
- the gcvH gene encoding glycine cleavage system protein GcvH — protein sequence MNVPANLKYSNDHEWCRIEGDTAVIGITDFAQSQLGDIVFVDVPTVGETLAAGEVFGSIEAVKTVSDAFLPVGGEIVEFNDAVDADPSIVNKDAYGEGWLVKVKMSNPADYDALLSPADYEKLIG from the coding sequence ATGAACGTACCTGCAAATCTGAAATACTCGAACGACCACGAGTGGTGCCGTATCGAGGGTGACACGGCCGTCATCGGCATCACCGACTTCGCGCAAAGCCAACTGGGAGACATCGTATTCGTCGATGTCCCGACCGTGGGCGAAACGCTCGCCGCCGGCGAGGTGTTCGGCTCGATCGAGGCCGTGAAGACCGTGAGCGACGCTTTCCTGCCCGTGGGCGGCGAAATCGTGGAGTTCAACGACGCCGTGGACGCCGACCCCTCCATCGTCAACAAGGACGCCTACGGCGAAGGCTGGCTCGTCAAGGTCAAGATGTCGAACCCGGCCGACTACGACGCGCTGCTGAGCCCCGCCGACTACGAAAAGCTGATCGGCTAA
- a CDS encoding transglycosylase domain-containing protein: protein MTQRKKTGVSPKMIKWIWCVALAPFAFVGVLLLLTALGVFGRMPSFEELENPRSNLATEIYSEDGKVIGTFFVQNRSYVQYADLFPSDSTLRIRLDGYEVPPIVAALISTEDIRFRGHSGIDIPSLARVAVKTLLMQNTSQGGGSTITQQLAKNLFPRDTARNRGAVVRKAKLVTAKLKEWITALKLEYNYTKEEIAAMYLNTVEFGSNAYGIKSAAHTFFNKEPDELNVQEAAVLVGVVNAPTRYSPVRNPDNALARRNLVLSRMEEAGALTRRQRDSIAALPIVLNYRPVSHNEGSATYFREMLRLVMNAERPKRSQFYNEWDYDQAVKEYDENPLYGWCLKNRKADGTPYNIYRDGLKIYTTINSVMQSYAEQAVQRQMEKEIQPKMDAQYRSTKTLFIGADREERERIMRHAVRYSDRYREMKNAGASEKQIQAAFDKPCDMKVFTYKGERDTLMTPRDSILHHKRIMRAAMVALDPRTGFVKAYVGGPNFRYFKYDMARQGKRQIGSTIKPFVYTFAIDHLGMTPCTMVPNLPTTIETANGTAWSPKEAGNVEYDGVLHPLSWGLARSRNNYSAWIMKQAKQPAAVADFIHNMGIRSYIDPVPALALGSSESNVYELVSAFSTFANQGVHTDAIFVTRIEDRQGNLIASFIPQSQDAISERTAYTMLTMLQGVVNAGTAGRLKWQFGFNDVEIGGKTGTSNQNRDAWFMCVAPKLVAGAWVGGEDQSVHFVRGGEGSVMALPIVGDFMKRVYDDGRFGIGRGDQFLRPAMMPRYDCDEEVDPGKPDTSDEDDFFN, encoded by the coding sequence ATGACACAGCGTAAAAAGACGGGCGTGAGTCCGAAAATGATAAAATGGATCTGGTGCGTGGCGCTCGCACCCTTTGCGTTCGTGGGCGTGCTGCTGCTGCTGACGGCGCTCGGCGTCTTCGGGCGCATGCCCTCGTTCGAGGAGCTGGAGAACCCCCGCAGCAACCTCGCCACGGAGATCTATTCCGAGGACGGCAAGGTCATCGGCACCTTCTTCGTGCAGAACCGCTCCTACGTGCAGTACGCGGACCTCTTTCCGTCGGATTCGACGCTCCGCATCCGGCTCGACGGATACGAGGTGCCGCCGATCGTCGCGGCGCTCATCTCGACCGAGGACATCCGCTTCCGCGGCCATTCGGGCATCGACATCCCCTCGCTGGCGCGTGTGGCGGTGAAGACGCTGCTGATGCAGAACACCTCGCAGGGCGGCGGCTCGACCATCACCCAGCAGCTGGCCAAGAACCTCTTCCCGCGCGATACGGCCCGCAACCGCGGCGCCGTCGTCCGCAAGGCCAAGCTCGTGACGGCGAAGCTGAAAGAGTGGATCACGGCCCTCAAACTCGAATACAACTATACCAAAGAGGAGATCGCCGCGATGTACCTCAATACGGTGGAATTCGGCTCGAACGCCTACGGCATCAAGTCGGCGGCCCACACGTTCTTCAACAAGGAGCCCGACGAGCTGAACGTGCAGGAGGCGGCCGTGCTGGTGGGCGTGGTGAACGCCCCGACGCGCTACTCCCCGGTGCGCAATCCGGACAACGCCCTCGCGCGCCGCAACCTCGTGCTTTCGCGCATGGAGGAGGCCGGGGCGCTGACGCGCAGGCAGCGCGACTCGATCGCGGCGCTGCCCATCGTGCTGAACTACCGGCCCGTGTCGCATAACGAGGGCTCGGCGACCTATTTCCGCGAGATGCTGCGTCTGGTGATGAACGCCGAGCGGCCCAAGCGCAGCCAGTTCTACAACGAATGGGACTACGACCAGGCGGTGAAGGAGTACGACGAGAATCCGCTCTACGGCTGGTGCCTCAAAAACCGCAAGGCCGACGGCACGCCCTACAACATCTACCGCGACGGACTGAAAATCTACACCACGATCAACTCCGTGATGCAGTCCTATGCCGAGCAGGCCGTGCAGCGGCAGATGGAGAAGGAGATCCAGCCCAAGATGGACGCGCAGTACCGCAGCACCAAGACGCTTTTCATCGGCGCCGACCGCGAGGAGCGCGAGCGCATCATGCGCCACGCCGTCCGCTATTCGGACCGCTACCGCGAGATGAAGAACGCCGGGGCGAGCGAGAAGCAGATACAGGCCGCATTCGACAAACCCTGCGACATGAAGGTCTTCACCTACAAGGGCGAACGCGACACGCTGATGACCCCGCGCGACTCGATTCTCCACCACAAGCGGATCATGCGCGCTGCGATGGTGGCGCTCGATCCCCGCACAGGTTTTGTAAAAGCCTATGTCGGAGGCCCCAATTTCCGTTATTTCAAGTATGACATGGCCCGGCAGGGCAAGCGGCAGATCGGTTCGACGATCAAGCCCTTCGTCTATACCTTCGCCATCGACCATCTGGGTATGACCCCCTGCACGATGGTCCCGAACCTGCCGACGACCATCGAGACGGCCAACGGCACGGCGTGGTCGCCCAAGGAGGCCGGCAACGTCGAGTACGACGGCGTGCTGCATCCCCTGAGCTGGGGCCTGGCACGCAGCCGCAACAACTATTCGGCGTGGATCATGAAGCAGGCCAAGCAGCCGGCGGCCGTGGCCGACTTCATCCATAACATGGGTATCCGCAGTTACATCGATCCGGTGCCGGCGCTGGCCCTCGGCTCCTCGGAGTCGAATGTCTACGAGTTGGTGAGCGCCTTCTCGACCTTCGCCAACCAGGGCGTGCACACCGATGCGATCTTCGTGACCCGCATCGAGGACCGGCAGGGCAACCTGATCGCTTCGTTCATCCCCCAGTCGCAGGACGCCATCAGCGAACGCACGGCCTACACGATGCTCACGATGTTGCAGGGCGTGGTCAATGCGGGAACGGCCGGGCGTCTGAAGTGGCAGTTCGGATTCAACGACGTGGAGATCGGCGGCAAGACCGGAACATCGAACCAGAACCGCGACGCATGGTTCATGTGCGTGGCTCCGAAGCTCGTGGCAGGGGCCTGGGTCGGCGGCGAGGACCAGTCGGTGCACTTCGTCCGCGGCGGCGAGGGCAGCGTGATGGCCCTGCCGATCGTCGGCGATTTCATGAAGCGGGTCTACGACGACGGACGCTTCGGCATCGGCCGCGGGGATCAGTTCCTGCGTCCGGCGATGATGCCCCGCTACGACTGCGACGAAGAGGTCGATCCCGGGAAGCCCGATACCTCCGACGAGGACGACTTCTTTAATTGA
- a CDS encoding 2,3,4,5-tetrahydropyridine-2,6-dicarboxylate N-succinyltransferase codes for MYNELKTIIEQAWEDRALLQDPAVQQAVRQVVELVDKGQLRTAEPVAPDASEWQVNEWVKKAVILYFPIQPMRKMKAGELEWYDKMELKHGYEELGVRVVPHAVARYGAYIAPGAILMPSYVNIGAYVDTGTMVDTWATVGSCAQIGKHVHLSGGVGIGGVLEPVQAAPVIIEDNCFIGSRCIVVEGAHVCREAVLGSNTVITGSTHIIDVTGPEPVTYKGYVPPRSVVVPGSYRKQFPAGEYSVTCALIIGQRKESTDKKTSLNNALRDFGVSV; via the coding sequence ATGTACAACGAACTCAAAACGATAATCGAGCAGGCGTGGGAAGACCGCGCACTGCTTCAGGACCCCGCCGTGCAGCAGGCCGTGCGGCAGGTCGTGGAACTGGTGGACAAGGGGCAGCTCCGCACGGCGGAGCCCGTCGCCCCGGACGCGAGCGAATGGCAGGTCAACGAATGGGTCAAGAAGGCCGTGATCCTCTACTTCCCGATCCAGCCCATGCGCAAGATGAAGGCCGGGGAGCTGGAGTGGTACGACAAGATGGAGCTCAAACACGGCTACGAAGAGCTGGGCGTGCGCGTCGTGCCTCACGCCGTGGCGCGCTACGGAGCCTACATCGCCCCGGGGGCGATCCTGATGCCCTCGTACGTGAACATCGGCGCCTACGTCGATACCGGCACGATGGTGGACACGTGGGCCACGGTCGGTTCGTGCGCCCAGATCGGCAAGCACGTCCACCTCTCGGGAGGCGTGGGCATCGGCGGCGTGCTGGAACCCGTGCAGGCCGCACCGGTCATCATCGAGGACAACTGCTTCATCGGCTCGCGCTGCATCGTGGTCGAGGGGGCGCACGTCTGCCGCGAAGCCGTGCTGGGCTCGAACACCGTCATCACCGGCTCGACGCACATCATCGACGTTACGGGACCCGAGCCCGTCACCTACAAAGGCTATGTGCCGCCCCGCTCGGTGGTCGTCCCGGGCAGTTACCGCAAACAGTTCCCGGCGGGCGAATACAGCGTCACCTGCGCGCTGATCATCGGACAGCGCAAGGAGTCCACCGACAAGAAAACATCGCTCAACAACGCCCTGCGCGACTTCGGCGTATCGGTATAG
- a CDS encoding prolyl oligopeptidase family serine peptidase: MTSFFYKAAVLLGAAAVAASCSDMKQIKHLPYPETERGDVVDNYFGTEVPDPYRWLEDDNSEATAAWVAAENAVTQDYLSQIPFRGAIRERLTELWNYPKEGAPAKHGDWWYYTYNDGLQNQAVIWRTKEPGTPGEVFLDPNTLSDDGTVALAAMSFSKDGRWFAYSAAASGSDWVEIRVMDTADKSLAADRIEWVKFSGARWAPDSKGFYYSAYDAPKKSAYSSKNEFQKVYYHELGTPQSADKLVYEDKAHPLRYFSAVPSDDGKWLFIVGSEGTSGNEILYKKVSEPKFRTLLPGFDADYMPVDCKDDALFFVTNEGASNYALKRIELNAPAKVATVIPEDGKNLLEGVGTAGGYLFAYYLQDAQNRVRQYDYDGKLVRTVELPAIGTVGGFGGEREDTELYYTLTNYTSPATVYKYDIASGASTLYKAPEVKFDPSQFTTEQVFYTSKDGTRVPMFITCRKGLKRDGKNPCLLYAYGGFQINITPGFTPTTILFIEQGGVYCEANLRGGSEYGEAWHKAGMLENKQNVFDDFIAAAEYLIAEKYTSSDKLAIRGGSNGGLLVGACEVQRPDLYAVCFPAVGVMDMLRYHKFTIGWGWAVEYGSSDNEEQFSYIYKYSPLHNIKEGTKYPATLVTTADHDDRVVPAHSFKFAAAMQHAQAGDAPILIRIESKAGHGAGKPTSKRIDEATDQYAFLFQNIGVPYKVIKN; the protein is encoded by the coding sequence ATGACGAGTTTTTTCTACAAAGCCGCCGTCCTGCTCGGTGCAGCGGCGGTGGCGGCAAGTTGCAGCGACATGAAACAGATCAAACACCTGCCTTACCCCGAAACCGAGCGCGGCGACGTGGTGGACAACTATTTCGGTACCGAGGTTCCCGATCCCTACCGGTGGCTCGAAGACGACAATTCCGAAGCGACGGCCGCCTGGGTCGCCGCCGAGAACGCCGTGACCCAGGACTATCTCTCGCAGATTCCGTTCCGCGGGGCGATCCGCGAGCGGCTGACCGAGTTGTGGAACTATCCCAAGGAGGGGGCTCCCGCGAAGCACGGCGACTGGTGGTACTATACCTATAACGACGGCTTGCAGAACCAGGCGGTGATCTGGCGCACGAAGGAGCCGGGCACCCCGGGCGAGGTGTTCCTCGACCCCAACACGCTCTCCGACGACGGAACGGTGGCGCTGGCCGCCATGTCGTTCTCGAAGGACGGACGCTGGTTCGCCTATTCGGCCGCCGCGTCGGGTTCCGACTGGGTGGAGATCCGCGTGATGGACACCGCCGACAAGTCGCTCGCCGCCGACAGGATCGAGTGGGTGAAGTTCTCGGGCGCCCGGTGGGCTCCCGATTCCAAGGGATTCTATTACAGCGCCTACGACGCGCCGAAAAAGAGCGCCTATTCGTCCAAGAATGAATTCCAGAAAGTTTACTACCACGAACTGGGTACGCCCCAGTCGGCCGACAAACTCGTCTACGAGGACAAGGCGCACCCGCTGCGCTACTTCTCGGCCGTGCCTTCCGACGACGGCAAGTGGCTCTTCATCGTGGGTTCCGAGGGTACGTCGGGGAACGAAATTCTTTATAAGAAAGTCTCGGAACCGAAATTCCGCACGTTGCTCCCGGGCTTCGATGCCGATTACATGCCCGTCGATTGCAAGGACGACGCGCTGTTCTTCGTCACCAACGAGGGCGCCTCGAACTACGCGCTCAAACGCATCGAGCTGAACGCTCCCGCCAAGGTTGCGACGGTGATTCCCGAAGATGGGAAAAACCTGCTCGAAGGGGTCGGCACGGCCGGCGGCTATCTGTTCGCCTACTACTTGCAGGATGCGCAGAACCGGGTCCGTCAGTACGACTACGACGGCAAGCTGGTGCGCACGGTCGAGCTGCCCGCCATCGGTACGGTCGGCGGCTTCGGCGGCGAGAGGGAGGATACGGAGCTCTACTATACGCTGACCAACTACACGTCGCCCGCGACCGTCTACAAATACGACATCGCCTCGGGGGCATCGACGCTCTACAAGGCCCCGGAGGTGAAATTCGATCCCTCGCAGTTCACGACCGAGCAGGTGTTCTACACGTCGAAGGACGGTACCCGGGTCCCGATGTTCATCACCTGCCGCAAGGGGCTGAAACGCGACGGCAAGAATCCCTGCCTGCTCTATGCCTACGGCGGTTTCCAGATCAACATCACCCCCGGATTCACCCCGACGACGATCCTCTTCATCGAGCAGGGCGGCGTCTACTGCGAAGCCAACCTGCGCGGCGGTTCGGAGTACGGCGAGGCGTGGCACAAGGCCGGCATGCTGGAAAACAAGCAGAACGTCTTCGACGACTTCATCGCGGCGGCCGAATACCTCATCGCCGAGAAATACACTTCGTCGGACAAGCTGGCGATCCGCGGCGGTTCGAACGGCGGTCTGCTGGTCGGAGCCTGCGAGGTGCAGCGTCCGGACCTCTACGCCGTCTGCTTCCCGGCCGTCGGCGTGATGGACATGCTGCGCTACCACAAGTTCACCATCGGCTGGGGCTGGGCCGTGGAGTACGGTTCGTCGGACAACGAGGAGCAGTTCTCCTATATTTATAAGTACTCCCCGCTGCACAACATCAAGGAGGGGACGAAATATCCCGCGACGCTGGTGACCACCGCCGACCACGACGACCGCGTCGTGCCGGCCCATTCGTTCAAGTTCGCGGCCGCGATGCAGCACGCCCAGGCGGGCGACGCCCCGATCCTGATCCGCATCGAGTCGAAGGCGGGCCACGGGGCCGGCAAACCCACCTCGAAGCGCATCGACGAAGCGACGGATCAGTACGCATTCCTGTTCCAGAACATCGGAGTGCCCTATAAGGTAATTAAGAATTAA
- a CDS encoding translation initiation factor yields the protein MADNDWKARLGMVYSTDPGFKYETAEEPEAETLPPARQDLRVWLDRKQRAGKVVTLVRGFVGRDGDLQELARLLKTRCGVGGAAKEGEIIIQGDHRDRVVEILTRSGYRCKKAGS from the coding sequence ATGGCGGACAACGACTGGAAAGCGCGGCTCGGGATGGTCTATTCGACCGATCCCGGCTTCAAATACGAAACGGCCGAAGAGCCCGAGGCGGAGACCCTGCCCCCGGCGCGGCAGGACCTGCGGGTGTGGCTCGACCGCAAGCAGCGGGCCGGCAAGGTCGTGACCCTCGTCAGGGGCTTCGTGGGCCGCGACGGGGATTTGCAGGAGCTGGCGCGCCTGTTGAAGACCCGCTGCGGCGTCGGAGGTGCCGCCAAGGAGGGCGAAATCATCATTCAGGGCGACCACCGCGACCGCGTGGTCGAGATTCTCACCCGCAGCGGCTACCGCTGCAAAAAAGCCGGCAGCTGA
- a CDS encoding DUF4435 domain-containing protein: MAKKFREKLRRLNPFSQPMTPERLPEPLPANPDQRLVKVYVEGYEDVAFWRGIFDHFQNPYLRFEISVPDRGDLPKGKKVLMGMIPRSSEETILCVDSDFDYLFADRTPQSKEVNGSRFMFHTYAYATENYLCYAPSLHNVCVKATKNDTRIFDFVKFMREYSCTIYPLFVWYAYSAQLATENVFPLIDFKQSVRIGYLDIENNGEKTLEWLRRNVTKREELLRRRNPRMIEPMKEFEEQLKERGLKPENAYLFMHGHTLMDNVVMIALNTVCEKLRAMSIAKITASKKQGVALKNEMANYTNSLRSIRDVLLDNENYTKCALYKRLERDIERYIARTIWSMKRNGEIRETSMIGIIHRLRQGQE; the protein is encoded by the coding sequence ATGGCAAAAAAGTTCCGCGAAAAACTGCGCCGGCTCAACCCCTTCTCGCAGCCGATGACGCCCGAACGGCTGCCCGAGCCCCTGCCCGCCAATCCGGACCAGCGGCTGGTGAAGGTCTATGTCGAAGGCTACGAGGACGTGGCATTCTGGCGCGGGATTTTCGACCATTTCCAGAATCCCTACCTGCGGTTCGAAATCTCGGTGCCCGACCGCGGCGACCTGCCCAAAGGCAAAAAGGTGCTGATGGGGATGATCCCCCGTTCGTCGGAGGAGACGATCCTCTGCGTCGATTCCGATTTCGACTACCTCTTCGCCGACCGCACGCCCCAGTCGAAGGAGGTCAACGGCAGCCGGTTCATGTTCCACACCTACGCCTACGCCACCGAGAACTACCTCTGCTACGCCCCCTCGCTGCACAACGTCTGCGTGAAGGCCACCAAGAACGACACACGCATCTTCGACTTCGTGAAATTCATGCGCGAATACTCGTGCACGATCTACCCGCTGTTCGTCTGGTACGCCTACTCGGCGCAGCTGGCCACGGAGAACGTCTTTCCGCTGATCGACTTCAAGCAGTCGGTGCGCATCGGCTACCTCGACATCGAGAACAACGGCGAAAAGACCCTCGAATGGCTCCGGCGCAACGTCACGAAGCGCGAGGAGCTGCTCCGCCGGCGCAATCCGCGGATGATCGAACCGATGAAGGAATTCGAGGAACAGCTCAAGGAACGCGGACTGAAACCCGAGAACGCCTATCTGTTCATGCACGGCCATACGCTGATGGACAACGTGGTGATGATCGCCCTGAACACCGTGTGCGAGAAGCTGCGGGCGATGTCGATCGCCAAGATCACCGCATCGAAGAAGCAGGGCGTGGCGCTCAAGAACGAGATGGCGAACTACACCAATTCGCTGCGCTCGATCCGCGACGTGCTCCTGGACAACGAGAATTACACCAAATGCGCGCTCTACAAACGTCTGGAGCGCGACATCGAACGCTATATCGCCCGCACGATCTGGAGCATGAAGCGCAACGGCGAGATCCGGGAAACGTCGATGATCGGCATCATCCACCGCCTCCGGCAGGGGCAGGAGTAA
- a CDS encoding aspartate kinase: protein MKVYKFGGASVRNADGVRNLRKIIDDEQNLFIIVSAMGKTTNALEKVFEGVQKGDRQLSLDNVEALRKYHAEIIDDLWRGPKRLPAVDALFDELEKIAVETDYKPADAELWYDTIVAYGELVSTTIISEYLNYAGVPNRWIDMRRCFLTEQRHKDAGVNLEASTELLKNALGKCDENIFIGQGFIGGAPDGTTTTLGREGSDYSAAVVANILDAESMSVWKDVDGVMNADPKAFPDAVQITELNYLDTIELAYSGAQIIHPKTIKPLQNKNIPLYVRPFGDKRKPGTVIRGMSAPVDVPILILKKDQVLLTIRSRDFSFVLEEKFATIFSLLERFRIKTNLIHNSAVNLSLCVDNSWHIDEAVEALREAGFDVMKAENMELLTVRGYTDELWRRYARGPQVFVRQATQSTVRVVRKKEC from the coding sequence ATGAAGGTCTATAAATTCGGAGGCGCGTCGGTGCGGAATGCCGACGGCGTGAGAAACCTGCGCAAGATCATCGACGACGAACAGAACCTGTTCATCATCGTTTCGGCGATGGGCAAGACGACCAATGCGCTGGAAAAGGTGTTCGAGGGGGTTCAGAAAGGGGACCGGCAGCTTTCGCTGGACAACGTCGAGGCGCTGCGCAAATACCATGCGGAGATCATCGACGACCTGTGGCGCGGTCCCAAACGCCTGCCGGCGGTCGATGCGCTGTTCGACGAGCTGGAAAAAATAGCCGTGGAGACCGACTATAAACCGGCCGACGCCGAGTTGTGGTACGACACGATCGTGGCCTACGGCGAGCTGGTTTCGACGACGATCATCTCCGAATACCTCAACTACGCCGGGGTTCCCAACCGCTGGATCGACATGCGCCGCTGCTTCCTCACCGAACAGCGTCACAAGGATGCCGGGGTGAACCTCGAAGCCTCGACGGAACTGTTGAAAAACGCGCTGGGCAAGTGTGACGAGAATATCTTCATCGGACAGGGATTCATCGGCGGGGCTCCCGACGGCACGACCACCACGCTGGGGCGCGAGGGCTCGGACTATTCGGCGGCCGTGGTGGCCAACATCCTCGACGCCGAGTCGATGTCGGTGTGGAAGGACGTGGACGGCGTGATGAACGCCGATCCGAAAGCGTTCCCCGATGCCGTGCAGATCACCGAACTGAACTACCTCGACACCATCGAGCTGGCTTACAGCGGAGCGCAGATCATCCACCCCAAGACGATCAAACCCCTTCAGAACAAGAACATTCCACTCTATGTGCGTCCTTTCGGCGACAAGCGCAAGCCCGGTACGGTCATCCGCGGCATGTCGGCCCCGGTCGATGTGCCCATCCTGATCCTCAAGAAGGACCAGGTGCTGCTGACGATCCGTTCGCGCGACTTTTCGTTCGTGCTGGAGGAGAAGTTCGCCACGATCTTCTCGCTGCTGGAGCGGTTCCGCATCAAGACCAACCTGATCCACAACTCGGCCGTGAACCTGAGTCTGTGCGTCGATAATTCGTGGCACATCGACGAGGCGGTCGAGGCGCTGCGCGAGGCGGGCTTCGACGTGATGAAGGCCGAGAATATGGAGTTGCTGACCGTGCGCGGCTATACCGACGAGCTGTGGCGCAGATACGCCCGCGGTCCGCAGGTCTTCGTGCGGCAGGCGACGCAGTCCACCGTGCGCGTGGTACGGAAAAAGGAGTGTTAG
- a CDS encoding biotin--[acetyl-CoA-carboxylase] ligase has product MIYRIEETTSTNDDARDAKYRHGDIVWAERQTAGRGQRGHTWTSAEGENLTFSVVLCPRFLPVGEQFLLSEAVALALTDTFAQAGIETRIKWTNDIYAGDRKLVGILIEHSYSGPTLDRTVVGIGINVNQTQFDPALPNPVSMAAAAGRRFDRREVLETFRERLEARYAQLEEGAAEALQRDYRERMYGLGRRRTFRLPDGTPFGAVIEGVRPSGELLLRHDDGLLREYLFKEVEFVINS; this is encoded by the coding sequence ATGATCTACCGCATCGAAGAGACCACCTCCACGAACGACGACGCCCGCGACGCGAAATACCGCCACGGCGACATCGTATGGGCCGAACGGCAAACCGCCGGGCGCGGCCAGCGGGGACATACGTGGACGAGCGCCGAGGGCGAGAACCTCACCTTCTCGGTGGTGCTCTGCCCCCGGTTCCTGCCCGTCGGCGAGCAGTTCCTGCTGTCGGAGGCCGTGGCGCTGGCGCTCACGGACACCTTCGCGCAGGCAGGCATCGAGACCCGCATCAAGTGGACCAACGACATCTACGCCGGCGACCGGAAGCTGGTCGGCATCCTGATCGAGCACAGCTACTCGGGGCCGACGCTCGACCGCACGGTCGTCGGAATCGGCATCAACGTCAACCAGACGCAATTCGACCCGGCGCTTCCGAACCCCGTGTCGATGGCCGCCGCCGCGGGCCGCAGGTTCGACCGCCGCGAAGTGCTCGAAACCTTCCGCGAACGGCTCGAAGCCCGCTACGCGCAACTCGAAGAGGGCGCCGCCGAAGCCTTGCAGCGCGACTACCGCGAACGCATGTACGGACTGGGCCGGCGCCGCACGTTCCGCCTCCCCGACGGCACGCCGTTCGGGGCCGTGATCGAGGGCGTCCGCCCCTCAGGAGAACTGCTGCTGCGCCATGACGACGGCCTGCTGCGGGAATACCTGTTCAAAGAGGTGGAATTCGTGATAAATTCCTGA